In a genomic window of Ignavibacteria bacterium:
- the rpsK gene encoding 30S ribosomal protein S11, with translation MSTVTKKKKKTLADVNGKVFVKATFNNVHVTITDIYGNVVSWSTAGRNGFKGSRKNTPYAAQVSAEAAAKEAFDAGLRKVEVYVKGPGSGREAAIRSMFTAGLEITQIRDITPMPHNGCRPPKKRRV, from the coding sequence ATGTCCACGGTAACAAAAAAGAAAAAGAAAACTCTTGCGGATGTGAATGGCAAAGTTTTTGTTAAAGCCACATTCAATAATGTTCACGTAACCATTACGGATATTTACGGTAATGTTGTAAGTTGGTCCACTGCGGGAAGAAACGGCTTTAAAGGTTCACGGAAAAATACACCGTATGCAGCGCAAGTTTCTGCAGAAGCCGCCGCAAAAGAAGCATTCGATGCAGGGCTTCGGAAAGTAGAAGTGTATGTTAAAGGACCAGGTTCTGGAAGGGAAGCGGCGATTCGTTCTATGTTCACTGCGGGTTTGGAGATAACGCAAATTCGGGATATTACGCCAATGCCTCACAACGGTTGTCGTCCGCCGAAAAAGAGACGAGTATAA